The genomic interval ATTATGGTTTTGGCTGAAGATTTAGTGCCTGGAACTCCAGCTTCTGAAGTTTTTCAAATAGCGAATGATGAAGTTTTCGAAATCGGATTGACACCAAACCGTGCCGATGCAATGAGTCATTTTGGAACTGCACGTGATTTAAGAGCTGGGATGTTGCAACGAGGTGTAAACATAGAATTGATTACGCCTTCAGTAAGCAATTTTAGAGTGGATATGCGTACACTTAAAATTGACGTAAATGTTGAAGACAATCATTTAGCCCCAAGATATTGCGGTGTAACTATTTCTGGAATTTCTGTGCACGAATCTCCAAACTGGCTAAAAGACCGTTTAAAAGCTATTGGATTAACTCCAAAAAATAATATTGTTGACGTTACTAATTATGTGCTACATGAATTAGGACAGCCTTTACATGCTTTCGATGCAGCTAAAATCAACGGAAAAATTATCGTTAAAACAGCTGAAGAAGGAACAAAATTTGTTACTCTTGATGATGTTGAAAGAACACTTCATAAAGAAGATTTAATGATTTGCGACGAAAAAGGTCCGCTTTGTATTGCGGGTGTTTTTGGTGGAAAAAAATCTGGAGTTTCTGAAGGAACAACAACTATTTTCTTAGAAAGTGCCTATTTTGATCCGGTTAGCATTCGTAAAACAGCAAAAAGACATCAATTAAGTACAGATGCTTCTTTTAGATTTGAAAGAGGAATTGATCCAACTATTACAGAATATGCCTTAAAACGTGCAGCGCTTCTGATTCAGGAAGTTGCAGGCGGAAAAATTACTTCTGATGTTGTTGAAGTTTATCCTAAAAAAGTGGAAGATTTTTCTGTTTTGTTGAATTTCAGCCATGTCTCTAAAATTATCGGGCAAGAAATTTCAAAAGACACGATCAAAAAGATTTTGGTTTCTTTAGATATTAAAGTAAATAGCGTTTCTGACTCTGGTTTAGGCTTAACTATTCCTGCTTACCGCGTTGATGTTCAGCGTGAAATTGATGTAATCGAAGAAATCCTAAGAGTTTACGGTTATAACAACATTAATTTCTCTAAGAAATTTAATGCTACAGTAGCAAATTCTCCGAGAACAGAAGATTATAAAGTTCAAAATACAATTGCTTCTCAATTGAATTCTCAAGGTTTTCACGAAATGATGGCGAATTCATTGACAACAGCTGCTTATGCAAAATTATCGACTTCATTAAAAGAAGAGCATAATGTTTCTATGTTGAATCCGTTGAGTAGTGATTTAGCAACTTTACGCCAGTCTTTATTATTTTCTGGACTTGAAGCTGTTTCATACAACATTAATAGAAGAAATTCGGATTTAAAATTATTTGAATTCGGAAAAACATATCATAAGTATTTGAATGGATACGAAGAACACAAACACCTTTCGTTATTAGTTTCTGGAAACAGAAATAAAGAAAGCTGGACAAGTGCTCAAAAATCGACAGATTTCTTTTTATTGAAAGGATATGTAAAAGCGATTTTATCTCGTTTAGGAATTGAAAAGATTTCTAATGCGCCAGTTCAGTCTGATATTTATTCTGAGGGAACTGCAATTACATACAATAATGATATTTTGGTTGAAATGGGTGTTGTTAAAAAACCTATTTTAAAACATTTCGGCATTAAACAAGATGTTTATTATGCTGATTTCAACTGGGATTTGGTTTTAAAAATCATTACAGGAAAAATTAAATATACGGAGATTCCTAAATATCCTGAAGTTCGTAGAGATTTAGCTTTATTAATTGATGAAAAAACAACTTACGAAAGTATTTTCAACTTGGCTAAACAAACAGAAAAATCACTTTTGAAAGACATTAATTTATTTGATGTTTACCAAGGTGATAAATTGCCAGAAGGAAAAAAATCATACGCATTAAGTTTTACGATTCAAGATAATAGCAAAACATTAACTGATGCTCAAATTGACAAAATCATGTCTAAATTGCAACAGACATTCGAAAGTGAGCTTGGAGCAACTTTGAGATAAGTTTTTTTTAAACCGCAAAGAACGCGAAGGTTTACGCAAAGTTCGCAAAGTTTTTTTTACAAAGCTTTGCGGACTTTGCGCTTATATACAGTTCCTATTGAAAAAACTTGCGCTCTTTGCGGTTAAAATATTTGCTCAAAGTTTTTCAACTTTAAACATGAAACCTGAAACAAAAATTCTAACTAATCAAATACCGATTCCAAATATGATCGCCTAGTTTTTGAATTCCGGTTCCGAGGTTTTCTGTTTCTAGTTTGGCTCTGGAATTATCATCAAAAATCATTTCTAGAAATAATTTTCCGTTTTCTTCGCATATATTCCATTTTCCGTATTCTTTTGAAGACGATTGATTCGGAAGATAAAGCCCACCGCCAGAAACACTTCTAAAAGATTCCCTAATATAAATGGCGCTAAAATCTGGATATAAATAGATTTGATATTTTTCTTCTTCATACCAACCGCCGCCAGAATAATCTCGGTCGCTGTTGGCTTTTTCGAATTTCAAAACTTTATTAGATAAAGAATTGATCATTTGATTTACTAAATAACTCATTTTTTTTAATTGTTAATTATTAATGGTTAATGGTTAATGGTTAATGATTAACTGTAAATGATTGGTTATTGATCATTATTTGGAGTTTTATAATTTATAATTAACCATTTACAATTAACAATTATCTAGAGTATTTCTGATACGCTCTCATAAGCTTTTCATCATACTTATTGGTTTTGTAAGCTGGACCGTTGTATTTTAAGGCGAATGATGCCCAGTTTTTATTTCTTAGAAGTCCAATTAAATTGTTTTTTTCTAAGAATAATCCAAATGCTTTTAAATGTTCACCTTCGTTTTGATTCATTTTTTCTACAAATTCGTCGATCGTTTTATAGCCGATTGAAGTTGCATTAAATCCCATAATTTGAAATAATCCCCATGAAGCTGAACTATTTGCAGCATCAATGAATCTTTTGTCTTGAGCTAAGTTTCTTGCTTTTTCTAAACGAGCATATTCTGCTGTTCCACCGACATAATATTTCTTAGTATATTTTTCGAACAGAATATCTTGCGTGTTCGAATTGATGTATGAATTCGGATTGATATTTCTATTTTCTAATTCTCGCCAGAAAATATGCCCTTCAAACAAAATTTTTGGTCTGCCATCGATCAAAAATCCTTTTCCGTTGCTTTCTACTTCGTTTACAGCTTTCACAACAGCTAATTCTAAATTAAACTGTTTAGAAAAATCCACTAAATCTTGCTCAGAAAGTAACTTATTGTTTGAAGAAAAACCGTTTTTACTTTTTTCTAAAAGTGTTGACCAGGTTTTTAATCCGACAACTCCATCAACAACCAGATTATTTTTAGATTGAAAATCTCTGATTGCTTTATCTGTCGCTGTTCCAAAATAATCTGAAACAATTACATTGTATTTTAATTTAGCCAAAAGTTCATTTAGATAATAAACCTCTGGAGACTTTGCTCCTGCTTTTATTGTTTTCATTATTTTTTATTTATGATTATTATTGATGCTCTTGAGAAGTCAAAAACATCGTTTTTAGTGCCAGTCAGATTATCATTTTTATCGAAATAATTGACTTTATAAGAAATCAAAGTATTATTTACAATGGTGTTTTTGATAATAAAATTGAATAAGATTGGAGTAGAAAATTCAGATTTCAAACGTTCAATCGTAAACTTACTTCCCGTTTCCTGAACCGTTAACTCGATTGTGATTTTATTTGTCGTTGCGTTTTGACTTTTAATCTGAACTTGAATATATCTATTGTAAGATGTTGATTGAGAAACAATCTGAGTAAATTCTGAACTTATATTTTCTATGTTTTCAAAATCAAAAAACACATTTTTCAATTCGCCAGAAACGTTCGGATTTAAAGCTGAAAAATCCAGCAGTTTAATATCGTTACTGATTAGTTGCGGATACGTTTTAAAAAAAGCACTATTTATATAAGTCGAATTTTGATTGTTGACCAATAAAACCGAATTTAGTTTGCAATTTGAAATCGATTGGTTTTCAATCTGAATTTTCTTTGCCGTATTATCGATTACCGCTTCTATAATTTCGCCAATTGTTTTTTCAATATTCAATTCGATTATACTTGAATCTTTAATTTCTTTATGCTGAAAATTAATGTTTGCATATTGCGAAATTGTATTATTTAAGGCATTAATCATGATGCTAGCTTCAGACAAATTTTCTGTAGAAAGATCAAAAAGAAAGTGCTTTCCGTCTGTAGAAATTTCAGATTGCTGTAAAAAATAATTCCCGCTTACATCGTACTCTGCACCAATATCATTTGGAAACATAAACTGCACTTTATCAAAATAATCGGTTGTAGCTCCGTCAAGAAAATTATTCTGCAGAAGCGCAATTTTTAGTTTTGCAAGATCAAATTCTGAAAGATTCGGACCAATTGCAAACTGAAAACTTATTCTCGAAATTTCTTCCGCAGTTCCAGCGTCTTCTTCATAAGCATGAAAAATTGTCGAAATGCAAGGCTTCATCGTGTTTAAATCTTTAGACAAACTATAAACTTTAGGAATCAGTAAAAAGGTATTTGGCTGAACCATAGATTTATAAATAGAAAGCCTACTAAAATTAAAACCTGCCACAAAAATCTGCTTGAACTGAGAAAAATCTTCATTTAAATTAAACGGAATATTTACAAATCCGCCACCAATTGTTTTGTACAAACTTGTGGTAGGATCTGCACCAATCGGATAACTCAACGTTTTATTGATCTTTAAGAGGAAAGTACTTTTTACATATTCTTCTTGAACATTAGTTTTAATGCTGTTTTCTAACTGAATTCCTGATATAATGGTCTTAGGTGCCACTTTTATCTGCAAATCTGCCCTTACCATTAACGGACTATTAATAAGCGTTGATTTGGGCTGTAAAGTGCTTTTAGTAACCGTCAGATCTTTCTTGATGATTTTGTCGCTTCTTAATACAGCAATATCTCTTGCAAACAGAAAGTTTCTTTTTATCTTGGAATAACCTTTAAAATCGAAGAAAAGATCAATATTGCATTTAAGATCGTTTAGGTTTGAAACTAAATTTAGAAATGCAATTTTTACCGCTTCATCAATCAAATCAAACTGAATTTCTTGTGTTGAAGTATTAACAATTCCATTTACTTTTATAAAATCAAGATTTACTTTAAGATTTAAAACTGCTTCTTTTAAGTTTAAGACGATACTTTTTTGATTGCTTTGTAAAGGCTTTTCTTTTATACTATATTTTAAAGTTACTTTTCCAAGAAGTCCTCCTTTATTTCCTGATTTATCTGGAATATTTTCATAATAAAAAACGGTTCCGTTGTTGGGTATAATTTCGACTTGCGGAAAAAACAGTGTTATTTCATTTTTGAAATAATCCTTAAAGTAATCATTTTCATTAATAGCTTTATCTCCTTCAATAAGAGGAAAATAATTTTCGACAAGTGGAAAAACCAAAATAGGTTTTATATCTATAGAATGAATAATTGGATGTTCAATAACTTTAAAGTCATTTACTTTATTCATTGTCACCGCAGTAAATGCTGTACTTGGTTTAGCAGGCTCAAGATTGAACCTGTTTATAGGAACTAATTTGGTTCCTTCGAGCTTAAATGTATTTAAATCTGGCATAACGTTTTGGTTTTATAATTAAGATTTGAAGAAACAAAAGGGACATGACTTCCCTTCTGCTTACTAACTCAAAAAAATTATTCCATAAATGGAGCTCTGATTTTCTCAATATCCGCATTTTGAGCATCAGTTCCTGTTGGAATTTCAAACAAAACATCTCCTTCCTGATAATCTATTTTGATATAATCTGTAGAAATAGAAACCTTTTTAGATTTTTTACCAATTTTTCCGTTGCAAGTATATTTTACTTTGTATTCTGTTGGTTTAATAGTATAATCCAACTCATACCAAGCTCTATACGGAATTGCATCTTCAAAATTATCTACGGTAAACTTGAACTTTTTAGAAGACATTTTATCTACTTTTAAAGTCACTTCTAATGTATCGCAATCATAAAGTTCTTCTGTAGATAATGTGTAGTTTATCATGTTTTGAATTGGTAGCGGAACGAAGATTTTTGTTCCTTCAAATTCAAATTCACGAGTTGTATCTTTTAGCTTGATTCTCTTGTCTTTTTCGTACATTACTTCCTGACGAACTTTAACTTTAGTCGAACCATTATTTTTTACGAAATCAAACACAAAAGCATTTTTTTCTTTCGATTTATCGTTCCAAGTTGCTGGAAAAATAGCGTCGATTTCTTTACCCGATCTGCTCGTATTTTTTACATACGGAGTTCCTTCTGGCGCGATCATTCTACCTGAACTTTTCCAAATTAATTTTCCTTTAGAATCTGGATATCCAACTTCAATAGAAACCTGACTTACGGGACTATCATTAACAATATCGCTGTCTTTGTCTAGTTTAATCAAACCTCCGTTTAAAGACGCAATTACCTGAACCTTAGAAAAGTCTTCGTCTAACTGAATTTCAGTAATATATTTTTTCAGATCGGCTTTTGCTTCAGGACCAGATTTCAGAGTTAAAGGAGTAAGATTTCCACTAATTTTTGAATCTAAAACTTCAATCGCAGAGAATTTAATTTCATCCGTAAATTTTACTTCTCTAATTTGAGTTCCATGTTTTAAGCTCACTCCTACACTTCCGCCTCCGAAAAGAATTCTAAAAAATCCGCCTGGTTTTTCAGGTGTCGAAGCTGGAGTAAATTGTTTTTCTGGCGCATCAAAAATCTGTTTCTGCACCATTTGAAAAGCAAAATCTCTTTGTTTTTGAAAAAGAGCTTCTTCGACTTTTTTTCTTTCATCGTTAGAAAACTGATTATCCGTGATGATTTCGCTGACGATTCCACCCTGAGTTAAGATTTTTTCGTACTCACTTTCCCAATTCACATCTACAAACGACCAGCTAACATTGGCTTTGGCAGAAAAATAAGAATGTACTTTTTTTACATCTACAGTTGTTTTAATTGTTGTAGTTGGCATATAGCCTTTGTACTTGATTTTGTTTTCGATAACCAGATTATTCGATCCAGATTCTAATGCATTTTTGACTAAAGAAGCACTGTTGCGTCCCATAAGTACAGAAAGTGCATTATCGCCCAATCCAAATGTAGTTCCTGCGCCTTCTCCTTGAATATTAAATGTCCACGGATTTGCGCCTCCAAACGGGTTATTTGGCGATTTTTCGCCCACAACATGCATTGTAATCGTGTTTTCTGTTAATTGAATCGGTCTAACATTGGTTTCATTAAAATCTCTGTCAACTCCTTTCAAATAAGAAAATAATCCAAAAAGTTTTGACTGTCTTTGATTATTATAATTCGTGTGAAGCTTTTGTTTTAATTTATCGATTGCTTTTTTCAATAAAGCTTCTGGCAAATCGATTGTACTGGTTAAAGTGGTGTAAGCTCCGGCTTCTTCTTCCAATCCTTCTGCACCAATTACGGTAGACGAATCTCCTTCTGATTTAAAAACCTGCATGGCAAATTTGAATCTTCCGTCGGGATGTTTCGCCAAACGAGGCGCTTTTGGATAATAATAAAACTGCATTGGCAGACCGGCATCTCTCAATAATATATTGTTAGGATCTGGCGAGAAAAGCACTGCATAATCTGCTCCATCTTCTTTCTCTAAAAGAATTTCTACTGTTCCGGCTCCTGCATGAGGATAACCTAGGGCTGTTGGTTGTGACATAATTTTTAATTTTTTAGTTAATTATTGATTAAGGCTTAAATTCTAAAAATCATTTTTGCCTTAAAACTGACGATGTAAAATTCCATTTTTATAAAATATTATGTAACAGCACTTTAACCCATTTTTTAGAATCATTATTACCCAAATAAAAAAGGGGATATTTCCCCTTGCCACAACTTTGGGTTTCAGATAATTTTGTCTTTCAACAGCATACAAAATGTTGTTAACTAAATCCTTAACCATTCAATAATAAATAACTATGAAAAATCCTCCCGCAAAACCAAGTCAGTTAATCACTAAAGAATTTGCCAAACAATTAAATGTGAATTACAACAATAGAAAAGCTTCTCTTACTGCCAAAAAATCGCAAAAAGAAGATGCTAATGCCATTTGGTATTCATTAGAAGAATTAGAAAACTACATTCATTACATAAAAACCAACGGCGCAATAGACGGCTATAATGTAGACGGAATTCGCTTTTATTTTGGAGTTTATCCTGATGATGAAAAACATGGAGAAAAAGCAGGTTTGACAACTTTGTTTTTAGTTCCAACAGGAAAAAAGATAGAACAGAATACTGCTAAAGTTCAAAGCTTTGCATTTGCAAAAGAAGCTTTATCTTCTGACATACAAAGTCTTGAACCAATGAACTACGGAAACATCGGAAGACCACCAAGTTTAATATATTAAAAAACTATGTTTGAATTTTTACGATCTTATATCATTTACTTAGCTTTTTTATCAGGTCTTGTTGGTTTATTTTCGCTTCCAAAACTTCCTGGTAATAAAGCTAAATTTTTAGTACTTTTAATCTGGTTTTCAATATTAATTGAAATTGTAGGCTATTATTTTACCCATTGGACTGGGTTACTGAATTATTATGTATACAATTTCTATATGTTTGCCAGTTTTACCGCCTATATTTTACTTCTACGAGCCTTACTTTCTAAAATTAATAATAAACATTTAGCCATTCTGTTTTTGATTCTATTTGTTGTTTCTTTCTTTTTAAACATTTTATATTTTAAAGAAGACACAAATCGATCCTTTACCTATAGTTTTGCTATCGGCGTATTATTAGTTTTAATATTATCCTGTTTATATTTAGTAGAAATTTTCAATTCGAACAAAATTTTAAATTTTAAAAAGTCAGTGTTTTTTTGGTATGTTTTAGGAATTCTTGTTTTTCATGTTCCTTTTACTCCTTTTATGCTGGCAATCAATTGGTTTTTAATCAAACAAGACGAATCTGTATTTAGTTTGGTATTGTTTATTTTAAATTTTCTGGCACATTGCTGCTTTATAATCGGATTTGTATGGAGCGAAAAGAAATACAATTATTAGTTATTTCATTAGGTATTGTTTTCTTTACCTTAATCGTCACTTTGGTCATTATTTTCTTTTATTTTTTAAAAAAAAGAAACAGCTATTTGGTAGAAAAAATGGAAGCCGACTTGTATTTCCAGTCCGAACTTGTAAAAACTCGAATTGAAATTAAAGATCAGACATTGTCTGAAATCAGTAAAGAATTGCATGACAATATCGGGCAGATTATTTCGGTTGCCATTATGCAGCTTAATATTTCGATTAGTAACAAAAATGTTCAAATAAGTGAATTAAAAGATCTTAAAGCCGTTCTTGCAAAATCATTAGACGAATTGAGAATTCTTTCTCGAATTATAAACAAAGATAATTTACTCCAAAATAACTTCATAGAAGCCATTCAGCAAGATTTAGAACGGATTAAAAAATTAAAGAAAATCAAATACAATTTCCATCAAACCGGGACAATTCCAGCTATAAATGAAGAACATGAATTAATCATTTATCGAATTTTTCAAGAAGCGCTCCACAACAGCTTAAAACATTCTAGAAGTGATTTATTTGATGTTTATATCGAAGCTACCGATTCTGTTTTTAAATTGAAATTAAAAGATTTCGGAATTGGATATGACCTTAAAAAATCAAATTCTGGAATCGGATTAAATAATATGAAATTGAGAGCAAAATTAATCGGTGCCAAATTAATTATAAATTCAGATCAAACAGGAACGATGGTAACTATTGAATATCCATTAACTCAAGGCTATGAAAACTAACTCAAAAAATAAAATTCTGATTGTTGATGATCATTTACTATTTTCTCAATCTCTAGAATTACTAATTAAAAGTTTTGGAGATTATGAAGTAATCGAACGTTTTGAAAACGGAAAAGTTTTTATTGATTATATCGAAGAAAATGCTTCTGCAGAAATTGATCTTATTTTGCTAGATGTAAACATGCCAGTTTTAGACGGATTAAGCACTATGAAATGGCTAAAAGATTGTCGTCCAGATTTGAAAGTAATTGCTTTATCTGTAAATGATGATGAAGATATTATCATAAAAATGATTACCAACGGAGCAAAAGGTTATTTGCTAAAAGATACTTCTCCCGAAATATTTAAAGAAGCAATTGAATGTGTAATTGAAAAGGGTTTTTATTTCACCGAATTAGTTTCTGGAATGTTGATTAATAAAGTCAATAGCAATGATAAAAAAATCAATTTAAAAGAAAAAGAAATTGTTTTCATCAAACATGCCTGTACAGAAATGACTTATAAAGAAATTGCATCAGAAATGTGTTTAAGTCCGAAAACTATCGACGGTTACCGAGAATCTCTTTTTGATAAACTTGAAATAAAAACCCGAATCGGATTAGTGCTTTATGCCATTAAGCATAAAATTGTTTTTGTTTGAATTAATAGGTTAAAGCAGCGAAAACGGGGTAATCATTTATTTTTTCTCTTCCGTTTAGAAAAGTGAGTTCCATTAAGAAATTGCATTGCACAATTTCGCCTCCTAATTTTTCCACCAATTCGCAAACAGCTTTTGCGGTTCCGCCTGTTGCCAAGACATCGTCGTGAATCAAAACACGGTCTCCTTTTTTTATGGCATCTGTATGCATTTCTAAACTATCAAAACCATATTCTAATTCATAAGATGCAGAAATTCTATCAAAAGGAAGCTTTTTTGGCTTACGAACAGGAACAAATCCAGCATTTAATTCTTGAGCAAGCAACATTCCGAAGAAAAAACCACGACTTTCAGCTCCAACAACCTTATCAATTTTTTGATTTTTTAAAGAATCAAGCAAAACTTTTAGACAATTTGTTCTTGCTTCGGGGTTATTTAGTAAAGGAGTGATATCTTTAAATAAAATTCCTTCCTTTGGAAATCCCTGAATATCACGTATATAATTTTCAAACTGCATTTTTTTTTAATTTTATGTTATTTTTCCCTTGTTTATCTCACATTTATGTCTATCTTTGCACCCGCAATAAGCAATCAACAAAGCTACGAAAATTAGCTGGTTGAAACAAAAAAGGCCTCGTGGCGCAACTGAATAGCGCATCTGATTACGGCTCAGAAGGTTACTGGTTTGAATCCAGTCGAGGTCACAACAAGCCAAATGGCGTCAATTGAAGACAATAGACGCCAATTTTTTTTATAATCTCACTTTATTTTTATTAGTTTAAAGATCCGGGCTACTCAGCAGCCAATTGATATTTGTTTAATTGAAGATTATTATTCTCCATTTTTTACTTTTTTAGAAAGTTATTTATAAATACAAATTTCGGTATGATGCCCCATGTATTGTTTTATTTATTGATTTGTGAGATTTACTGTTTTACTTTTTCCATTTTAAACGCAAGCTGTTACTTACCACACTTATACTGCTGAATGCCATTGCAGCGCCTGCAATCATAGGGTTAAGCAAAAAGCCGGTTATCGGATAGAGAATGCCCGCTGCAATGGGAATACCAATCAGATTATAGACAAATGCCCAAAACAGATTTTGTTTTATGGTAGCTACTGTCTGTTTGGATAATCTTATTGCCTGTGGAATTTTGGTAAGATCCGATGATATAATGGTCATCTTGGCTACATCCATTGCAATATCACTTCCTTTTCCCATTGCTATACTAACATCGGCAGTTGCAAGGGCGGTACTGTCATTGATTCCATCGCCCACCATTGCAACGATTTTTCCTTGTTGCTGGAGTTCTTTTATAAAAGCGGCTTTATGCTGGGGCAGCACCTCTGCCTTATAATGTCTGATACCTGTTTGCTCAGCAATGGCTTTCGCAGTGGCTTCATTATCTCCGGTAAGCATATAAAGGTCAATGCCCATAGCCTGCATTTCCTGGATAGCCTGTGCTGATTTTTCTTTTATATTGTCAGATATTGCAATTACAGCAAGAGCTTGTCTGCTGTTTAAAAACCAAATAACAGTTTTGGACTGGCTGCCCCATTGTTCGGCCTGGATTTGTAATTGGTCATCAATAATGATATTGTTTTCTGCCAATAACTTTTTATTGCCCACATAATAGGTGTCATTGTCATGGCCGGCTTTTGCACCTTTACCGGTTATACTTTCAAAACCGGACAATGCGGGTGTCGGTATGCCGTCAAAATGTTTCACTACGGCTTCTGCCAATGGGTGCTCCGATTGTTTTTCAATGCTCAATAAAACATTGCTGGCTGCATCATCATTGTTCAGCCATTTGAAACCCGTAACCTCTGGCCGCCCCTCAGTAATGGTTCCGGTTTTGTCTAAAACAATAGCGTCAACTTTCTTTGCCAGTTCAAGGCTTTCAGCATCTTTAATCAGGATGCCATTCTCAGCACCTTTACCAACACCTACCATAATAGCGGTTGGTGTTGCTAAACCCAAGGCACAGGGACAGGCGATAACCAATACCGTAACGGCTGCGAGCAATCCATGTACCACTCCGTTATCGCCATCCAAAACAAACCACAACATAAATGTCAGGATGGCAATTCCTATCACAACAGGAACAAATATACCGGCAATCTTATCTACCAATTTCTGTACAGGTGCTTTGCTTCCCTGCGCATCCTGTACGGTTTTGATAATTTGGGCAAGCATCGTTTCTTTTCCTACTTTAACGGCCTTAAATTGAAAGCTCCCTTTTTGGTTAATCGTTCCTGCAAATACTTTTTCACTTCCTTTTTTTAGTACTGGTATCGGCTCGCCGCTAAGCATACTCTCATCAACATAGGAACTCCCTGAGGTTACTATACCATCCACTGCAATTTTTTCGCCCGGCTTTACAAGAATAACGTCACCTGTAGCTACCTCTTCAATAGCAGTCTGTTTTTGGGTTCCGTCCGGTAGTATCACGATGACGGTTTTGGACTGTAGGCCCATCAGCTTTTTAATTGCTGAAGAGGTATTCCCTTTGGCTTTTTCTTCCAGTAATTTTCCCAGCAGAATGAATGCAATAATAACAGACGCCGCTTCAAAATAAACATGGGCGTGTAATCCGCGCCTGTGCCAAAATTCAGGCAGCAACATATTGAATACACTGAACAGATATGCAATGCCTGTACTGAGTGCCACCAGTGTATCCATATTGGCTGAACGGTGTATAGCTTGTTTCCATGCATTGATGAAAAAATCTTTGCCTAACCATAAGACAACAGGTGTAGAAAACAGCCACATTATAGGGTCTGCGTAGGGCATATTCATAAAGAACATCCCAATAACAACCACAGGAAAAGACAAGATAGTTGCCCAAATGGTATTGATTTTTAGATTCTGGAATTTTTGAGCATGGATTACTTCTAAAGTTTCCTGTTGTTTGGTTTCATCCTCAATCAATAAATCGTAACCGATAGATTGTACCGCTTTTTGCAGTTTGGCCGCATCGGTCATATTGGGCAGGTATTCAACGGTAAGATTACCCGTTGCAAAATTTACAGCAGCGCTTACCACTCCTGGCTCGTATGTAACAATGCTCTCAGCACTGCCCGCGCAAGAGGCGCACGTCATGCCCAATACTGGAAACGTGTTTTTTACGGTCGAAACGCCATACCCCAAGTCCTTGATTGCTTTGATCGCTTCCGCTACCGCTTGTGTGTTGTCAACCGTGATAACAGCCC from Flavobacterium sp. YJ01 carries:
- a CDS encoding heavy metal translocating P-type ATPase, with the protein product MATDKKKQVIYLPLEDVESEHCALIVEKGLARLKSIETHQVELNNRRAVITVDNTQAVAEAIKAIKDLGYGVSTVKNTFPVLGMTCASCAGSAESIVTYEPGVVSAAVNFATGNLTVEYLPNMTDAAKLQKAVQSIGYDLLIEDETKQQETLEVIHAQKFQNLKINTIWATILSFPVVVIGMFFMNMPYADPIMWLFSTPVVLWLGKDFFINAWKQAIHRSANMDTLVALSTGIAYLFSVFNMLLPEFWHRRGLHAHVYFEAASVIIAFILLGKLLEEKAKGNTSSAIKKLMGLQSKTVIVILPDGTQKQTAIEEVATGDVILVKPGEKIAVDGIVTSGSSYVDESMLSGEPIPVLKKGSEKVFAGTINQKGSFQFKAVKVGKETMLAQIIKTVQDAQGSKAPVQKLVDKIAGIFVPVVIGIAILTFMLWFVLDGDNGVVHGLLAAVTVLVIACPCALGLATPTAIMVGVGKGAENGILIKDAESLELAKKVDAIVLDKTGTITEGRPEVTGFKWLNNDDAASNVLLSIEKQSEHPLAEAVVKHFDGIPTPALSGFESITGKGAKAGHDNDTYYVGNKKLLAENNIIIDDQLQIQAEQWGSQSKTVIWFLNSRQALAVIAISDNIKEKSAQAIQEMQAMGIDLYMLTGDNEATAKAIAEQTGIRHYKAEVLPQHKAAFIKELQQQGKIVAMVGDGINDSTALATADVSIAMGKGSDIAMDVAKMTIISSDLTKIPQAIRLSKQTVATIKQNLFWAFVYNLIGIPIAAGILYPITGFLLNPMIAGAAMAFSSISVVSNSLRLKWKK